The Cryobacterium sp. SO1 genomic sequence AACGGCTGGGTGTCCGGCAAATCGAGCGTGCAACCGAGCGCGTTCATTTCCGAGTCCGCGTACATCGAATCCGGTGCGCGGGTGGGTCGGGAATCGTGGGTCGGACCCGGCAGTTGGATCGACCACGACGTTGTCGTCGGCGACAAGGTGTTCATCGGCCAAAATGTGCACATCGGCGAGGGCAGCCTCGTCGCCGGCGGCGCCCACCTAGGTAGCCATGTGCGCATCGGCCGCAACGTGCGCATCGCCGCCGGTGTCCGCCTGGACCGGGACACCCGGGTTCCCGACGGCACCGATGTGGCCGCCGGCAACGTGGGAGCGGACGGTCGCCGGTCGCACGGGTTGGCCGCGTAGGCATCCGTTTCACCCGGTAAAACCCGAAAACGCGCGCGGGTGCAGGTCAGCATCCGGCTCCGACAGGAGCAGGATGGACCCATGACACGTCGCGCACCGGTCAAGGACATCAACGAAGACGACCTCGTTATCGGCACCCCGAAGAAGGCCGCCGCCGGCCTCGAGGCGGTGGTCGTGGCGCTGGACCGCGGCATCGCCCAGGCCGGCGTGAGCCGCACCACGCGGGCCCTCTTGCGGCTCAACCAGCGAAACGGCACCGACTGCCCCGGCTGCGCCTGGCCGGAGTCCACCGGGCACCGCAAGACCGCGGAGTTCTGCGAGAACGGCGCGAAGGCCGTGGCCGAGGAGAACACTCTCCGCACCGTGGATGCCGCGTTCTGGGCCGAGCACTCGCTCGCCGACCTGGCCGGCAAGACCGAATACTGGCTGGGCAACCAGGGCCGCATCGCGCAGCCCGTGGTGGTACGCCCCGGCGACACCCACTACTCCCCCATCGCC encodes the following:
- a CDS encoding transferase gives rise to the protein MRKNIDVEVDTGVIEKYRRHPNGNGWVSGKSSVQPSAFISESAYIESGARVGRESWVGPGSWIDHDVVVGDKVFIGQNVHIGEGSLVAGGAHLGSHVRIGRNVRIAAGVRLDRDTRVPDGTDVAAGNVGADGRRSHGLAA